tatatatatatatatatatatgtaattaaatcATTCTTTATATTACTGCTTCGATTTTTTAGTaagtacataatataaaataaacaatataaacaattttatagtaataattttttttttttttttctttgttaaCTACCTTACTATATTAATTTTGGACGATAGCAgcatgtaataataaatatatagatgtttattttaataaaaagtacaATGTGAGCTAGTAGTGATAATATTGATGGtggatattttattttaattctgTACTGTTATACTCACATATAatacttatacatatgtatgtactatatatgtatgtatgcataacatgtatatgtatattattcaaaatgtttaatttttaaaaagtgtGTAGCTTAAAAAATGGTTTTCCTACATGTttcgttttttattatttattttgtaatatttattttgtaatatttattttatattatttatattttgtttttcacttttcatttttcatatatatatatatatatatatatatatattttaataatatatatggtttaacaaaaaaataaaggaaaaaaatggcatttaattctaaaaaattgtaaGATTTTTTACGAGGTTCTCTGCAAGGTTCTTTGTGAAGTTCTCGTGACGAACAaagaaatgtatatatttacaataacTTGGTTTGGAGTGGTAAATATGACTTTTTAGTTTAAGGCATAATATTGCAATAAAACTTGagacttattttttatatataattaggCTTCTGTTCTTTTGTAAAAaccttttcccttttttatttaaaagatggaggatataattttcatcaaAAGAAGCATTCtgattttttcaaaaaaagggGGTTTctgatttattaaaaatgagaTTTCTAATTTTTACCAAAAAGAAGTGTCTGATTTTTGCGAAAACTAccatcaatatatatatacctcttcctatttttttttttttttcttctgcCCTCTTTTTAGGTTATTATGTgtgtatttaaaatataaccaaaaaaaaaaaaaaaaaaaaaaaaaaaacaaaatagaaaagaaaagaaaaagatttgtaataaaagttcctatacaaatattatactataatactaaatcataaaaaaaaaaaaaatatatatttttacaacttAAATTAAGTCGAATAAACataatttcataataaaactttaatcattaatttttaattttccatgtatatatacatgcgtatatatacaaatatatatacattgtatatgtaaacatgAAGTTCAatataaagcaaaaaaaaaaaaaaaatacatatatatatatatatatatatatatatttatctatttatctatttatctatttatctatttatttatttatttatatatatacatatatatatataaattaaaaatagtgTGAACAAATGgattttctatttttgtcaaaaaatatcttttaagTGGGTAATgtgtgtaatatatttaccaaaaaaaaaaaagaaaaaggcaataatgcaatatatatacatgcatgtaatgttatatatatatatatatatatatatatatatatacatatttgtacatatattcacatacatatatttatatattatacacatatatacatatataatataaaaggataaaaactAAGCCTTTTAAAGCGTGCTCATCAATGAGCTaatatcttaattttttttaataaaataagaaaaaaaaaaaaaaaaaattagcatAAATGGAATAATACAGGAAGCGATAAATTAGCATTTATACATGTCGTCttgtataaatttatatatatgcagaaaaatgtatttatatatatatatatatatatataaataaatttatatttttattcatatatacatgtgtaaataaatatgaagtaTATGGGCaatatatgcaaatgtatatacaaatgtataaacaaatatatattaaaaaatatacgtaaataaataaataaatatatatatatatatatatatatataatttaagagggtaaaattaataaaaatagagcaataaatatatcaaggATCAcgtacttaaaaaaaaaaaaagacaataCTGTCGCGTCAAAATTATTGATTAAAGTGCGTTGGACAAAAATCTTTAAAacgaaatataattatagatTGACAATGTAccaaatttacaaataaaaaagtttatttgTAAGAATAAACTCACATCACAAAAAGTATACATACCAAACTTAactatatattgtatatttcgtgtgttatataagtaaaacatatttcatgatatatgtacattacacttttaataatgtatatacgtatatattttactatatatgtgtgtaaaaattttgtgatatatatgtacatatataaatacatatgtatatttatagcGTATATTTtggtatgtatatgtatttatcaCATGATTTATGTTATGTATActtaataatgaatattttatagtatacatatatatattacatatttcgCGTTTTGCgtacaagtatatatatatatatatataacccAATGAGCTAGATGAACTTCACAATATCGAAGTAGTTtcacaaaaaagaaaaataatgtgaatatttatttacgttTAAATATAACctgtacataaaataaaaatttttttttctaaattttaaacGTTttgaatgaaaaatgaagaagctgaaaaacgaaaaaagcgaaaaacaggaaaatgatatttaagcagaaaatataaattgaaaGAACGACGCGTAgatgtaacatatatatttattgtagatatattgtttatcatttgcataattttgccttatatatcattttacttttctttcCATTTAATTTGAACAAAACGTATATTAATAGAACTTCAgctaaatatacaaatataaaaacattataatttAGGATGTAACCAAATTTTCATGTAGGCATAATgaatgcctttttttttttattggaGTTGTCAAGggttcatatattatttaaattattaccaagtatatataagtaacgttaaattgaattttttcaatgaaaaaaataaataataacaaattttttttaagaaaattctTAATGTATACAGTAACTATTTTGCTAAATATTTCAatgtataatgtattttaatatatgatagCTTGTTGTAATTAGATAATAATGACATAAGATTATATTGTTTTACCGAACTTTGTTTTGTCCGTATAAAGTTAACAATATtgtattaagaaaaaagaaaaaaaaattaatgaaaggaaaaaaataaaatatatttttttaaaattattccgtactataattatttatatatgtacggaaaattgaaaagaaaagtaaTGATATACTTAAGTTGAGGTGATATGGGAGCAAATAAATACTATAAAGTTAATAAATTAGTATGTGTAAATGCACAATTTatcacatattttttttgtgcgcATATGTCCATTCACCTATTGGCGTAGATATTTGATGCTTAACTTGTTCATTAGtatatttccttttctttttgtctAATGAAGTGGTAATACTCTTTTTACGTAAAACAAAagggaaaatataaatttaattacgCTCATTTTTGTTGCATGGTCTCATAGCGTAAATGCATAATATGACTGTACACACATAGTTacatattccttttttttgtttaaaatggGTAATCATAGATATTCGCACAGGTACGCATATGTAAGTatttgaacatatatatgtatgtttatgtatgcacgtattTGTAACAACCAATATTATAACTTCCTCTGCTTGCTCGAAATGTAGAAAAGTTCCACCATATGGGTTAAtgcttaatttttgtttgtgcttataaatgaaaaaaaaaaaaagaaaaaagaaatgaacgAATGAAGGAAAGAATGAACGAATGATGGGGAAagactaaataaaaaataaggaaaatggCACCAAAATGGTATATGTTCACATttgcaatattttaaaaatgtttacaGCAAATATATCTTTCAAATTTCaacaattttttgtttttttgaatatatattatgtcaTAATTTTGTgcgtataaatatgtaattgtTTGGTCTTCAATGCAGTGGTACACCATAcgaaatataacattttaagCAGCATCgcaaaaatggaaaaaattgaCCATAAATGGAACAAAAACTGGTCAAAGATTGGCCAAaaatatacgaaaaaaaagacaaaaaaagaGAGTGAAAGGAACTGATAAAGTTTACATAACAAATTTCCACACACGAGTATCGCTTGGGCCTCCACTTTGTTATCTTCCACATATGGCAGGCTCAAACGGTAAAGGCTCGTCCTATTTCGTTGAGCTCTTGAAGAAAGTTCTCCGGTCGCACAAAATCAGTTGTaccatatataatttttttattcattttttcttccaAGTCTTTTAAAGCTGACACTTCAATATAGTTACCACCACCTATAACAAAGATAATAcaatcttttatattttcttgtttaatatataatttgtccATTTGTGTACTTGGAGGGTTTTTAGGatcaatataaataaattgttcATTTAAAGAAGAAGGTTTATTTTCTATTAGCGTTTCAACAAGTttcgtaatttttatttctcttctTCTTGGTAATAAATTCTTGGCACCTTGTAATATGTTAAAACCTTtatcaataaatatattactatatgTGTTTAACTGTTGTTTAAATGTTGTACTTCCACTATTTGAATGAATTAAGGgtgtatttacatttatatttatattcattgacttaaatttttctaactgtttaataaaattgaCAGATGATGTATCTATATTTAaactatttaatttttgaataaagCCATCAAGCGTTTGAGGATTTAAATTCCTTTTGGCAagatataaacataaaaaggctctatatttatcaaaattattaccttttatagaatttaaaatattgttcatatattgtatacatattttttcattagaaCATTCAAAATCAAActcattttcataaaatttgtCTAAATCTCgctcttttatttcttttattagatcagttaatatatttgtatgcatATCTAATAGTCTTTTATGTTCCGTCATTTCTGGTAGTATATTCATGGCGGACATTAAACCCCCTGTAATGTTATCATTGTTCGTTTTGTCATTCTTGttcaaatttttcattttttcattatattcgTTTAAACATTCACTGATATTATTTGCAACTTCTGGAAAGGgtttattacaattatttaaaaaaaaggagtcattattattaatatcgtAATATTTATTAGGTATGTTACCATTTCTTCCACTCCTACTATTTTGTTCACTGGAATTAATTTGattcaaataaattttatttagtttTATGTCAAAAATATCATGAATTAAGGCTTGATATGTCCAAGCATGCTGTATCATGACACTTAAATCAATATCTCTGTCCACTAAAATTAAGAGAGGTCTTTGAATAGATTTTGagttaaaaacataattattgGTAGACCTTAAATTTAAcaattcataaatttttttatgcaatTTTTCTGCAATAGTTTTTGAGGGATACGTTTTATTTGGTGAAACTCTAATAATTGGAACAACCCCTAAGGTAACTAAAAAAGAAACTAACCCTTCAGTTATTTGATCCATAGCATTTTGTATTAAATTATCACTTGTTtcatgtaatattttaaagcaATGAGGTATATTTAACGAAAACGTGGTACTCGATAAACtaatgaattttatatatctgtCTGTGATTTTTGATACATAAgatactatattattttttacacatTCGTTAgcaaaatattcaaaattttcatcACTTATATAGGAAaggaaatttatataataacttccatacatattatttatcatatCTCTAATAACTTTATCtatgttttctttattattatctattAAATAAACAGCATTCACTTCAGGTATTGAATTTCTTtctttatgtaaatttaaatttaatgttACACCATGATGTCTTAAATTTCCTACTTTCAGTAAAGGGGCTAAGATATTCTGACCCTCCgaatcatatattaatattttccatatCTTGTCATgcgaataatataatatattgtcGCTATTGTTCAAACTATCATTGTAATCATTTAAGTTCAGCATATTGATTGCGCTATTTTTTTGTTGCTCCTGAATATTCAACGacattttgttatttctttCCAGCTACTTCAAACGTAGTCCCAGTCGATTGTTATTACATACGCGTGCAGGTTgatacatatgaatataaaagtTTTACAGGTATggacatatataaatataagcacatatatatacacatgcatatatgtgcatacatatatgtacatatatatatatatacatatatttatatatatattttactcgCTTGCTAGCTCGTTCACTTGTACAGTAATTCCTCTTAATAGGTGTGCGTTTTAGTAGTTTAAATCAGTGCGCTATATTTTGTAGTACATTCTTTAAGTAGCTGTTTTGTTTCttctcatatatttttaattttgcagTCATATTAAATAAGTATGCTTAACGAATACATTAAGTATAAacctatttttaattttctcaatttgttttttatttttatttttttattcttccaTTACacgaatttttttatatgatcaAATTTGTGCGTGCTTTTTATTTGGTTttgtttttgtaattatttattttgctcttattttatatgttttttatatttttgctattttttttttattttttttttttgcaagtTCACTAAAGCATGAAGTCTTAGTTAATTCGCTTATTAATtaactctttttttatattttactttattattttgttaataaagagaaaaattcttttaataattttgcgTTTTTTAggaaattcatttttattagataTTAGCAATTAGCTATTTTAATTGTGTATCATGTACAAtgttttgttcatattattagtataaaaaaattttggaGAGGAGAAAATCTTTTTCAAGCGTATAAATGCAACAGGTAAATGCCTTTGAAAAATTGTACaattagaaaatttattttgttacaaTGCTTATAGATTGTATGTATGCGCATGAATTTGTATGCAAATGTATACGCATGAATATGCGTACATGTATGAATGCCTCAAAACAGCTTAAAGTTCTGTGTTAATTtcgcttttctttttatagtCTTTCAGGGTGATTTCATAGTATATTTTCCCGATGCCTGCCACAAGTATACCAATACGTCTGAGTAGAagaaatatatcaatatgtaaacaaatgttgaatattgaaaataatgtTAATGCTTATAATAatctaagaaaaaaagaaaaaaagaagaaaggactgtttttttttttgaacctGAGTTCACCAATGCACATTCCTCTTAATCCCTTATTTAAAGGAGATACGTTATGTTCTCCAACCTTCGAAAAAGTCAAGTGTTTCAACAAATATGATGAAAtaagtatttaaaaaaaaaaataataataaaataaggcATAAGcagtattaaaaaatagaggTGGATGaatgaaagagaaaaagtattatattacattatatatacacgcatATTAATTTACTATAAATTTCTGGTGAGCATAGCCATATTGATAGTCCTGAGAAATTTGAATTATGTTAAAAACTTATTTGAAAACGGACAATTATAGCACATAACggattatacatatacacataggTATATGTGTGGGTACGTAagtatgtattatatgtttatatacgTTTTACCGATAATATTTGTGGCATAATATTCACCCCAGGGGCTACATGTGATCATTTTAAgcatgacaaaaaaaaaaaataaataaataaaataaaattaataaaatttttattttaaagctatatttacatatatatattaatggcTATTACACGGAACATCagtttatttttctgttgaacaatttgtttaatatgagcataaaaaataatattaatggcCTTACAAAATGTCCTCATTTCAATTTCTGCTTCATCACGAATTTCTAAACCACATTTAATAGAAGACTTTTTCAAGACACGAAcactaaaattattttttatttcatattcaTTTAGCTTGATGTATATTTCTTCATCAGAATTTATAGTAATTAAAATgcaataaaacaaaaaataaatgtatggAAACTTCATCATTGCACGTGTAAATatttgtgtgtatatgtacgtattctCTATTTTTAGCTATCagctaatatatatttttttaattccatGTAACAGTTTTCTATACTTAGATTAAAAGATTCGTGATATGCATGAAATGCAGTCTTAGCGtcaatttaataaaattaatgaatggTATACCTCTGttcttaaattttatgacatgtaaaatttttttttttttttagtaacgctaatttttttttatattgatgtgaccattttttttttttttttttttttatgtaattgaTACGCAAAAATTTATTGCATTGTGTAATATGTACAGTTGTAAACacgtatttatacatacacatatatatatgtttacacttttaatacaaatatgttaataattattttatacgaATCAAATGTGCAgaagatatatacatacatatatatgagaGAAATTGCGAAATGCAAATACGAAGTTGCAAGTTGctaattcctttttataaaaattatttataaatgagcTTCCAAAGTTTGTTTACATTACTTATATTAATCAAATGTGTTATATGtgcaaaaacaaaatataatatcaaGCTATCAAGGAcctatttaaaatttttgggATGGGAGAAAAACATCAAAACTACGCAGATAAAAcctttatatattaacagaATAAATTTGTTAGGAAGAAAAAGCAATAACATATGTAACAATTTTAagcataatttatttattaacaaaCATTACTTGAAAGATTGCTTTATAAGAAATTCctataaaaatgtaagtataataaaaattaggCGTTTTAATAAACTATGggctaaaaaaaaaggcgtAGGAAGCACAAAAAATGGTAGGGATAGTAACCCCAAGAACTTGGGTGTAAAGGTATTAGGAAATAATTTTGCGCATGCTGGTAATATTATAGTTAGACAAAGAGGAAGAACCTTTAAGCCTGGATATGGGGTAAAACAAGGAAGAGATTATACACTAACTGCCATCAAATCCGGAAaggttcatttttttaaccGCGTTGTAAGCATTATCGATGTTAGTAATCCTAAGCCAATGACATTTAGAGATGTTTACCGAGAGGATCCTACCATCATAAGTTTATCAAAAATGTGGACATcagtttaataaataaaaaagatggaTAACATAAAGgtgcttaaaaaatattcagagaaaaaattaaaaggatagagacatatatattatttttaatatttgttaagattcctaaatatttataacattttaatatatatatgttcttatatatactaatgtaagttttatcatttttacaatttttttttcaagtgaAATGTACTATAAAATTCGACTCTTCATTTTCTTTGGATGTAGATCCAAAAGGCTGTAAATGTCTCCTTTATAggcattatttatttaagttgaacttgcttatatatacatgtgcatacatatgtacaagcatatgtacatacatatatacatttgtgtG
The window above is part of the Plasmodium malariae genome assembly, chromosome: 10 genome. Proteins encoded here:
- the PmUG01_10045300 gene encoding conserved Plasmodium protein, unknown function, whose amino-acid sequence is MKFPYIYFLFYCILITINSDEEIYIKLNEYEIKNNFSVRVLKKSSIKCGLEIRDEAEIEMRTFSPGVNIMPQILSDYQYGYAHQKFIVGEHNVSPLNKGLRGMCIGELRRIGILVAGIGKIYYEITLKDYKKKSEINTEL
- the PmUG01_10045400 gene encoding apicoplast ribosomal protein L27 precursor, putative, giving the protein MSFQSLFTLLILIKCVICAKTKYNIKLSRTYLKFLGWEKNIKTTQIKPLYINRINLLGRKSNNICNNFKHNLFINKHYLKDCFIRNSYKNVSIIKIRRFNKLWAKKKGVGSTKNGRDSNPKNLGVKVLGNNFAHAGNIIVRQRGRTFKPGYGVKQGRDYTLTAIKSGKVHFFNRVVSIIDVSNPKPMTFRDVYREDPTIISLSKMWTSV
- the PmUG01_10045200 gene encoding Sec1 family protein, putative: MSLNIQEQQKNSAINMLNLNDYNDSLNNSDNILYYSHDKIWKILIYDSEGQNILAPLLKVGNLRHHGVTLNLNLHKERNSIPEVNAVYLIDNNKENIDKVIRDMINNMYGSYYINFLSYISDENFEYFANECVKNNIVSYVSKITDRYIKFISLSSTTFSLNIPHCFKILHETSDNLIQNAMDQITEGLVSFLVTLGVVPIIRVSPNKTYPSKTIAEKLHKKIYELLNLRSTNNYVFNSKSIQRPLLILVDRDIDLSVMIQHAWTYQALIHDIFDIKLNKIYLNQINSSEQNSRSGRNGNIPNKYYDINNNDSFFLNNCNKPFPEVANNISECLNEYNEKMKNLNKNDKTNNDNITGGLMSAMNILPEMTEHKRLLDMHTNILTDLIKEIKERDLDKFYENEFDFECSNEKICIQYMNNILNSIKGNNFDKYRAFLCLYLAKRNLNPQTLDGFIQKLNSLNIDTSSVNFIKQLEKFKSMNININVNTPLIHSNSGSTTFKQQLNTYSNIFIDKGFNILQGAKNLLPRRREIKITKLVETLIENKPSSLNEQFIYIDPKNPPSTQMDKLYIKQENIKDCIIFVIGGGNYIEVSALKDLEEKMNKKIIYGTTDFVRPENFLQELNEIGRAFTV